A window from Bordetella petrii encodes these proteins:
- the rpiA gene encoding ribose-5-phosphate isomerase RpiA, producing the protein MLTQQELKQQSADAALALIEPLLGPDVVIGVGTGSTADLFIDGLARYKGRLRGTVASSERSAARLAGHGLPVLDLNEVAAMPVYVDGADEIDARLHMIKGGGGAHTREKIVASVAQRYICIVDESKLVDQLGRFPLPVEVIPMARQAVTRALAALGGQPRLREGFTTDNGNLILDVAGLRIDDAPGLEIVVNNLPGVVTCGLFARPGADVALLATQNGIRRLERP; encoded by the coding sequence ATGCTTACTCAGCAAGAACTCAAGCAACAGTCGGCCGACGCGGCCCTGGCCCTGATCGAACCCCTGCTGGGGCCCGACGTGGTCATCGGCGTGGGCACCGGCTCCACCGCCGACCTGTTCATCGACGGGCTGGCACGCTACAAAGGCCGGCTGCGCGGCACCGTCGCCAGCTCCGAGCGCAGCGCCGCGCGCCTGGCCGGGCACGGCCTGCCGGTGCTGGACCTGAACGAGGTGGCCGCCATGCCGGTCTATGTCGACGGGGCCGATGAAATCGACGCCCGCCTGCACATGATCAAGGGCGGCGGCGGCGCGCACACGCGCGAGAAAATCGTGGCCTCGGTGGCCCAGCGCTACATCTGCATCGTCGACGAATCCAAGCTGGTCGACCAGCTGGGGCGTTTTCCGCTGCCGGTCGAGGTCATTCCCATGGCGCGGCAGGCCGTGACCCGCGCCCTGGCCGCCCTGGGCGGCCAGCCGCGCCTGCGCGAGGGGTTCACCACCGACAACGGCAACCTCATCCTGGATGTGGCGGGCCTGCGCATCGACGACGCGCCCGGCCTGGAAATCGTGGTCAACAACCTGCCCGGCGTGGTCACCTGCGGCCTGTTCGCCCGGCCCGGCGCCGACGTGGCGCTGCTGGCCACGCAGAACGGCATCCGCCGGCTCGAACGGCCCTAG
- the phoU gene encoding phosphate signaling complex protein PhoU yields MTEHTNKQFDADLESVRSQFLQMGGVVEAMIQESVDAVPTGDLELVEKVREREKQVNRHEVEIDERISLILARHQPTAIDLRTLLAVSKMLTDMERCGDEAEKIANTVRRMYDTEQRHIPVIELRHMANSVGRMLHNVLDAFARLDPILAAQVVRSDKEVDREWKGALRNLITYMMEDPRTISRAIDMVFIARALERIGDHAKNMAERVIYMVKGADVRHTGVKNAERQARGDEDTPESEQQSAGEA; encoded by the coding sequence ATGACGGAGCACACCAACAAGCAATTCGACGCCGATCTGGAAAGCGTCCGTTCGCAGTTTCTGCAAATGGGCGGCGTGGTCGAGGCCATGATCCAGGAATCGGTCGACGCCGTACCCACCGGCGACCTGGAACTGGTCGAAAAGGTGCGCGAACGCGAAAAGCAGGTCAACCGCCACGAAGTCGAGATCGACGAGCGCATCAGCCTGATCCTGGCGCGCCACCAGCCCACCGCCATCGACCTGCGCACCCTGCTGGCCGTGTCCAAGATGCTTACCGACATGGAACGCTGCGGCGACGAGGCCGAGAAAATCGCCAACACGGTGCGGCGCATGTACGACACCGAACAACGCCACATTCCGGTGATCGAGCTGCGCCACATGGCCAACAGCGTGGGCCGCATGCTGCACAACGTGCTCGACGCCTTCGCGCGGCTCGATCCCATCCTGGCGGCGCAGGTGGTGCGCAGCGACAAGGAAGTCGACCGCGAGTGGAAGGGCGCGCTGCGCAACCTGATCACCTACATGATGGAAGACCCGCGCACCATCTCGCGCGCCATCGACATGGTGTTCATCGCCCGGGCCCTCGAGCGCATCGGCGACCACGCCAAGAACATGGCCGAACGGGTCATCTACATGGTCAAGGGCGCCGACGTGCGGCACACCGGCGTGAAGAACGCGGAACGCCAGGCGCGCGGCGACGAAGATACGCCCGAATCCGAGCAGCAATCAGCCGGCGAAGCCTGA
- the hrpA gene encoding ATP-dependent RNA helicase HrpA, which produces MPEVSRPPARGAAPRPERPIPAIAYPEDLPVSARRAEIARAIAGHQVVIVSGETGSGKTTQLPKICLELGRGRQRMIGHTQPRRLAATSVARRIAEELNTPLGEVVGYQVRFNDRTGPNASVKLMTDGILLAESQRDPLLRRYDTLIIDEAHERSLNIDFLLGYLKQLLPRRPDLKVIITSATIDAERFARHFAASEDRPAPVIEVSGRLYPVEVRYRPVRQDDAGDEPAGGRPNRERLAGDEERDLIDAIVDAVDECARHGPGDVLVFLPGEREIRESAEALRKHHPAGTEVLPLYARLSQAEQEQIFHPRTNARRIVLATNVAETSLTVPGIRFVVDSGLARIKRYSWRNKVEQLRIEPISRASANQRAGRCGRVGPGVCIRLYDEQDFDARAPFTDPEVLRSSLASVILRMKSLRLDDIEQFPFVEAPPGRAIADGYHLLQELGAIELAAAPAGDAEAEAADAARTGSAFVLTRTGHELAKLPVDPRIGRMILAAREHQCLAEMLIIASALSVQDPRDRPMAEREAAEAAHAKFADDKSEFVSFLKLWRWYGEQVQHKASQRKLVALLRQNFLSPVRLREWHDVHTQLAALVGEQGWRLNQSEATYEQLHLALLSGLLGNIGFKGEEGGLYRGARDIRFHIHPGSRLAKKGGRWIVAAELVETTRLYARCVARIEPTWLERAAAHLLRRNWSDPRWEKKAGQVVANERATLYGLVVYAGRRIHYGRVNPQHARELFIRQALVPGDIDTRLPFVAHNRKLIAGIEKLEHQSRRPDILVDDELIYAFYDRQLPQDISQTASLEKWVHGLDKSSAAALMLTRDELMRHEAAGVTTDVFPKQVEWQGVSMPLDYHFEPGSPRDGVTLSVPLFALNQIDPARCEWLVPGMLKEKVHLLLKSLPQKMRRHCVPLPDYAAGFYERWYERLDDPQRGLVDALIADMWAQVQVRPAPGDFKLETLPAHLFMNFKVVDEHGRMLAAGRNLAQLKAEFGKQAQANFQQLAVRDAGVAQALAHENLTSWSFGALPEIMEIKRKGQSVIGYPALVDRSAHCDLDVFDDPDEARRHHRAGLLRLFRLGLREQVKFLERNLPDLTKMSMLYMNLGTQEELRDQIIDCAVGQACLAEPWPANADEFEARRQEGKGRLGLLAQEAARLAHAVLAEYGAVQRKLPQARPHAAAYADLQQQIAALMPKWFVRDTPHAQLAHYPRYLKAAVARIDKLRADPARDARLMSDMAPLLTQYQRARAALKGAPDPALDDFRWLLEELRVALFAQELRTPMPVSVKRLMKTWESLRR; this is translated from the coding sequence ATGCCTGAAGTCTCCCGCCCGCCTGCGCGCGGCGCCGCGCCGCGGCCCGAGCGGCCCATTCCCGCCATCGCCTATCCCGAAGACCTGCCCGTCAGCGCGCGGCGGGCCGAGATCGCGCGCGCCATTGCCGGCCACCAGGTGGTGATCGTCAGCGGCGAGACCGGTTCGGGCAAGACCACGCAGCTGCCCAAAATCTGCCTGGAACTGGGGCGCGGCCGCCAGCGCATGATCGGCCACACCCAGCCGCGGCGCCTGGCCGCCACCTCGGTGGCCCGGCGCATCGCCGAAGAACTGAACACGCCGCTGGGCGAAGTGGTGGGCTACCAGGTGCGCTTCAACGATCGCACCGGCCCCAACGCCTCGGTCAAGCTGATGACCGACGGCATCCTGCTGGCCGAATCGCAGCGCGACCCGCTGCTGCGCCGCTACGACACGCTGATCATCGACGAGGCGCACGAGCGCAGCCTGAACATCGATTTCCTGCTGGGCTACCTGAAGCAGCTGCTGCCGCGGCGCCCCGACCTGAAAGTCATCATTACCTCGGCCACTATCGACGCCGAGCGCTTCGCGCGCCATTTCGCCGCCTCTGAAGACCGGCCCGCGCCTGTCATCGAGGTGTCGGGGCGGCTGTACCCGGTTGAAGTGCGCTACCGCCCGGTGCGCCAGGATGACGCCGGCGACGAGCCCGCCGGCGGCCGGCCCAACCGCGAGCGCCTGGCCGGCGACGAAGAGCGCGACCTGATCGACGCGATTGTCGACGCGGTGGACGAATGCGCCCGCCACGGCCCCGGCGACGTGCTGGTGTTCCTGCCCGGCGAGCGCGAGATCCGCGAATCGGCCGAGGCGCTGCGCAAGCATCATCCCGCCGGCACCGAAGTGCTGCCCCTGTATGCGCGCCTGTCGCAGGCCGAGCAAGAGCAGATCTTCCACCCGCGCACCAACGCGCGCCGCATCGTGCTGGCCACCAACGTGGCCGAAACCTCGCTTACCGTGCCGGGCATCCGCTTCGTGGTCGACAGCGGGCTGGCGCGCATCAAGCGCTATTCATGGCGCAACAAGGTCGAGCAGCTGCGCATCGAGCCCATCAGCCGGGCCTCGGCCAACCAGCGCGCCGGCCGCTGCGGCCGGGTGGGGCCGGGCGTGTGCATCCGCCTGTACGACGAGCAGGATTTCGACGCCCGCGCGCCCTTCACCGACCCGGAAGTGCTGCGCTCGTCGCTGGCTTCGGTGATTCTGCGCATGAAATCGCTGAGGCTCGACGACATCGAGCAGTTTCCGTTCGTTGAAGCGCCGCCGGGGCGCGCCATCGCCGATGGCTACCACCTGCTGCAAGAACTGGGCGCCATCGAGCTGGCCGCGGCGCCCGCCGGCGACGCCGAGGCCGAAGCGGCCGACGCCGCGCGCACCGGCTCGGCCTTCGTGCTGACCCGCACCGGCCACGAACTGGCCAAGCTGCCGGTCGACCCGCGCATCGGCCGCATGATCCTGGCCGCGCGCGAGCACCAGTGCCTGGCCGAAATGCTGATCATCGCCTCGGCCCTGTCGGTGCAAGACCCGCGCGACCGCCCCATGGCCGAGCGCGAGGCGGCCGAGGCCGCGCATGCCAAGTTCGCCGACGACAAGTCCGAATTCGTGTCGTTCCTGAAACTCTGGCGCTGGTACGGCGAGCAGGTGCAGCACAAGGCCTCGCAGCGCAAGCTGGTGGCCCTGCTGCGCCAGAATTTCCTGTCGCCGGTGCGGTTGCGCGAATGGCACGACGTGCACACCCAGCTGGCGGCGCTGGTGGGCGAGCAGGGCTGGCGCCTGAACCAGTCCGAGGCCACCTACGAGCAACTGCACCTGGCGCTGCTGTCGGGGCTGCTGGGCAATATCGGCTTCAAGGGCGAAGAGGGCGGGCTTTACCGGGGCGCGCGCGACATCCGCTTCCACATCCACCCCGGCTCGCGCCTGGCCAAAAAGGGGGGGCGCTGGATCGTGGCGGCCGAACTGGTCGAGACCACGCGGCTGTATGCGCGCTGCGTGGCGCGCATCGAACCCACCTGGCTGGAGCGCGCCGCCGCCCACCTGCTGCGCCGCAACTGGTCGGACCCGCGCTGGGAAAAGAAGGCCGGCCAGGTGGTGGCCAACGAACGCGCCACGCTGTACGGGCTGGTGGTGTATGCCGGCCGCCGCATCCATTATGGGCGCGTCAACCCGCAGCACGCGCGTGAACTGTTCATCCGCCAGGCGCTGGTGCCGGGCGATATCGACACGCGGTTGCCGTTCGTGGCGCACAACCGCAAGCTCATCGCGGGCATCGAAAAGCTCGAACACCAGTCGCGCCGTCCCGATATCCTGGTCGACGACGAGCTCATCTACGCGTTCTACGACCGCCAGCTGCCGCAGGATATTTCGCAGACCGCCTCGCTGGAAAAATGGGTGCACGGGCTGGACAAGTCCTCCGCCGCCGCGCTGATGCTCACGCGCGACGAACTGATGCGCCACGAGGCGGCCGGCGTCACCACCGATGTATTTCCCAAGCAGGTCGAATGGCAGGGCGTGTCCATGCCGCTGGACTACCACTTCGAACCGGGTTCGCCGCGCGACGGCGTGACGCTGTCGGTGCCGCTGTTCGCGCTGAACCAGATCGACCCGGCCCGCTGTGAATGGCTGGTGCCCGGCATGCTGAAAGAAAAGGTGCACCTGCTGCTGAAGTCGCTGCCGCAGAAGATGCGCCGCCATTGCGTGCCGCTGCCCGATTATGCCGCCGGCTTCTACGAACGCTGGTACGAGCGGCTGGACGACCCGCAGCGCGGCCTGGTGGATGCGCTGATCGCCGACATGTGGGCGCAGGTGCAGGTGCGCCCCGCGCCGGGCGATTTCAAGCTCGAGACGCTGCCCGCGCATTTGTTCATGAATTTCAAAGTGGTCGACGAACACGGCCGCATGCTGGCCGCCGGCCGCAACCTGGCGCAGCTGAAGGCCGAATTCGGCAAGCAGGCCCAGGCCAACTTCCAGCAGCTGGCGGTACGCGATGCCGGCGTGGCGCAGGCCCTGGCGCACGAAAACCTGACATCGTGGTCGTTCGGCGCGCTGCCCGAAATCATGGAGATCAAGCGCAAGGGCCAGTCGGTGATCGGCTATCCGGCCCTGGTCGATCGCAGCGCCCACTGCGACCTGGACGTGTTCGACGACCCTGACGAAGCGCGGCGGCACCATCGGGCCGGGCTGCTGCGGCTGTTCCGGCTGGGCTTGCGCGAGCAGGTGAAGTTCCTGGAACGCAACCTGCCCGACCTGACCAAGATGAGCATGCTGTACATGAACCTGGGCACGCAGGAAGAGCTGCGCGACCAGATCATCGATTGCGCCGTGGGGCAGGCCTGCCTGGCCGAGCCCTGGCCGGCCAACGCCGACGAGTTCGAGGCGCGCCGCCAGGAAGGCAAGGGCCGCCTGGGGCTGCTGGCGCAGGAAGCCGCGCGCCTGGCGCACGCCGTGCTGGCTGAATATGGCGCCGTGCAGCGCAAACTGCCGCAAGCCCGGCCGCATGCGGCGGCCTACGCCGACCTGCAGCAGCAGATCGCGGCGCTGATGCCCAAGTGGTTCGTGCGCGACACGCCGCATGCGCAGCTGGCGCACTACCCGCGCTACCTGAAGGCGGCGGTGGCGCGCATCGACAAACTGCGCGCCGACCCGGCCCGCGATGCCCGCCTGATGTCCGACATGGCGCCCCTGCTGACCCAGTACCAGCGGGCCCGCGCGGCCCTCAAGGGCGCGCCAGACCCGGCCCTGGACGACTTCCGCTGGCTGCTCGAAGAACTGCGCGTGGCCCTGTTCGCCCAGGAACTGCGCACCCCCATGCCGGTATCAGTGAAGAGGTTGATGAAGACCTGGGAGTCTTTGCGGCGATAG
- a CDS encoding SDR family oxidoreductase: MDLGIEGKRALVCASSKGLGRACALSLAREGAQVVMLARGREALEAAADEIRQQTGAQVATVAADITTPAGRAAALAACPGPDILVTNAGGPKPGDFREWSRDDWIAALDANMLTPIELIRATLDQMIERRFGRIVNITSAAVKMPIDILGLSNGARTGLTGFVAGLARQVAAHNVTINNLLPGPFATDRLTQTAIKTAQNTGRSVEEVMAQRQAGIPARRFGDPAEFGDACAFLCSAQAGYMTGQNLVLDGGLYPGTL; this comes from the coding sequence ATGGATCTGGGAATCGAGGGCAAGCGTGCCCTGGTGTGCGCGTCCAGCAAGGGCCTGGGCCGCGCCTGCGCACTGTCGCTGGCGCGCGAAGGCGCGCAGGTGGTGATGCTGGCGCGCGGCCGCGAGGCCCTGGAGGCGGCGGCCGACGAGATCCGCCAGCAGACCGGCGCGCAGGTCGCCACCGTGGCGGCCGACATCACCACGCCGGCCGGCCGCGCGGCGGCGCTGGCCGCCTGCCCCGGCCCGGATATCCTGGTCACCAACGCCGGCGGGCCCAAGCCGGGCGATTTTCGCGAGTGGTCGCGCGACGACTGGATTGCCGCGCTGGACGCCAACATGCTTACGCCCATCGAGCTGATCCGCGCCACCCTGGACCAGATGATAGAACGCCGCTTCGGCCGCATCGTCAACATTACCTCGGCCGCGGTGAAGATGCCGATCGATATCCTGGGGCTGTCCAACGGCGCGCGCACCGGCCTGACCGGTTTCGTGGCCGGCCTGGCGCGCCAGGTGGCCGCGCACAACGTCACCATCAACAACCTGCTGCCCGGCCCCTTCGCCACCGACCGCCTGACCCAGACCGCCATCAAGACCGCCCAGAACACCGGGCGCAGCGTCGAAGAAGTCATGGCGCAGCGCCAGGCCGGCATTCCCGCGCGCCGCTTCGGCGACCCGGCCGAGTTCGGCGACGCCTGCGCCTTCCTGTGCAGCGCCCAGGCCGGCTACATGACCGGGCAGAACCTGGTGCTGGACGGCGGGCTGTACCCGGGCACGCTGTAA
- a CDS encoding oxidative damage protection protein, whose amino-acid sequence MSRTVNCAKLKREAEGLDFPPYPGELGTRIWQSISKEAWEDWKQVQTRLVNENRLNLADARARKYLQQQMERYLFEDGSVEAQGFVPPSA is encoded by the coding sequence ATGTCCCGTACCGTCAACTGTGCAAAACTGAAACGCGAAGCCGAAGGCCTGGACTTCCCCCCTTATCCCGGCGAGCTTGGCACCCGCATCTGGCAGAGCATTTCCAAAGAGGCCTGGGAAGACTGGAAGCAGGTGCAGACCCGCCTGGTCAACGAAAACCGCCTGAACCTGGCCGACGCCCGCGCGCGCAAATACCTGCAGCAGCAAATGGAACGCTACCTGTTCGAAGACGGCAGCGTCGAAGCCCAGGGCTTCGTGCCGCCTTCGGCCTGA
- the argA gene encoding amino-acid N-acetyltransferase, whose translation MPDQEPDTVSAQEAPEFAAAQFVRWFREVAPYVHAFRGKTFVVAFGGELVQAGALNALVQDLSLLSALGVRLVLVHGSRPQVNEQLRLKGYTQQFDRGLAPTDPAALECAKEAAGEIRLDIEAAFSQGLPNTPMSHSHIRVISGNFVTARPTGVVDGIDYKHTGQVRKIDVDALKFAIEKGSSVVLLSPLGFSPTGDAFNLAMEDLATSVAVALRAEKLIFLSGSPGVLAPDGTVDTELARVDADALLQKGELDDDTAFYLRHASLSVKRGVARAHLVPYALDGSVLLEIFTHDGVGTMVVEDTLDDLRPATLDDVGAILSLIEPLEADGTLVPRPRSVIEREVERFTVLEHDGVIYGCAALHPYPDEHMAEMACLIVNPEWQGSGEGEILLRHMESRARAMGARRLFVLTTRTSHWFMKRGFVQGGVTDLPREKQNNYNRSRNSLVFIKKL comes from the coding sequence ATGCCCGACCAGGAACCCGACACCGTCTCTGCCCAGGAAGCCCCGGAATTTGCCGCTGCGCAATTCGTCCGATGGTTCCGCGAAGTTGCTCCGTACGTGCATGCCTTCCGAGGCAAGACCTTCGTAGTGGCGTTCGGCGGCGAACTGGTGCAGGCCGGCGCGCTCAATGCGCTGGTGCAGGACCTGTCGCTCTTGTCGGCGCTGGGCGTGCGGCTGGTGCTGGTGCACGGCTCGCGCCCGCAGGTCAATGAGCAGCTGCGCCTGAAAGGCTATACCCAGCAATTCGACCGCGGCCTGGCGCCCACCGACCCGGCCGCCCTGGAGTGCGCCAAAGAGGCCGCCGGCGAGATCCGCCTGGATATCGAGGCGGCCTTCAGCCAGGGGCTGCCCAACACCCCGATGTCGCATTCGCACATCCGCGTCATCTCGGGCAATTTCGTTACCGCGCGCCCCACGGGCGTGGTCGACGGCATCGACTACAAGCATACCGGCCAGGTCCGCAAGATCGACGTCGACGCCCTGAAATTCGCCATCGAAAAGGGCTCGTCGGTGGTGCTGCTGTCGCCGCTGGGCTTTTCACCCACGGGCGATGCTTTCAACCTGGCCATGGAAGACCTGGCCACCAGCGTCGCCGTGGCCCTGCGCGCCGAGAAACTGATCTTCCTGTCCGGCTCGCCCGGCGTACTGGCCCCCGACGGCACGGTGGATACCGAGCTGGCGCGGGTCGATGCCGACGCCCTGCTGCAGAAAGGCGAACTGGACGACGACACGGCGTTCTACCTGCGCCATGCCTCGCTGTCGGTCAAGCGCGGCGTGGCGCGCGCGCACCTGGTGCCCTACGCCCTGGACGGCAGCGTGCTGCTGGAAATCTTCACCCACGACGGCGTGGGCACCATGGTGGTCGAAGACACCCTGGACGACCTGCGCCCGGCCACGCTCGACGACGTGGGCGCCATCCTGAGCCTGATCGAGCCCCTGGAAGCCGACGGCACCCTGGTGCCGCGCCCGCGCAGCGTCATCGAACGAGAAGTCGAACGCTTTACGGTGCTGGAGCACGACGGCGTCATCTACGGCTGCGCCGCCCTGCACCCCTACCCCGACGAGCACATGGCCGAAATGGCCTGCCTGATCGTGAACCCCGAATGGCAGGGCTCGGGCGAAGGCGAAATCCTGTTGCGCCACATGGAATCCCGCGCCCGCGCCATGGGTGCGCGCCGCCTGTTCGTGCTGACCACCCGCACCTCGCACTGGTTCATGAAGCGCGGATTCGTGCAGGGCGGCGTCACCGACCTGCCGCGCGAAAAGCAGAACAATTACAACCGCTCGCGCAACAGCCTGGTTTTCATCAAAAAACTGTAA